The Desulfovibrionales bacterium genome window below encodes:
- the rpiB gene encoding ribose 5-phosphate isomerase B, giving the protein MEVALGCDHGGYALKGPIRQYLASNGISCCDVGADSEDSVDYPVYGMKVAKLVSSGECQRGILLCGSGIGMSIVANRLPGVRAALCHDIYTARLSRQHNDANVLVLGARIIGPGLAMEIVKTWFETEFEGGRHKRRIDLIDKLAGEEKLKA; this is encoded by the coding sequence ATGGAAGTGGCACTGGGTTGTGACCATGGCGGCTACGCCTTGAAAGGGCCGATAAGGCAATATTTGGCGTCAAATGGCATCTCTTGCTGTGATGTAGGCGCCGATAGCGAAGACTCGGTCGACTATCCTGTTTATGGGATGAAAGTTGCTAAACTGGTCTCCAGCGGCGAATGCCAGCGCGGAATTTTGCTCTGCGGCAGCGGAATAGGCATGTCTATTGTGGCCAATCGCCTGCCCGGGGTTCGGGCCGCCCTGTGCCATGACATTTACACGGCGCGCCTGAGCCGCCAGCATAACGATGCCAACGTATTGGTCCTGGGGGCCAGGATTATTGGACCGGGGCTGGCCATGGAGATCGTTAAAACGTGGTTTGAAACGGAGTTTGAGGGTGGCCGGCATAAGAGACGCATTGATTTGATAGATAAGCTTGCCGGGGAAGAGAAGCTTAAAGCTTAA
- the acpP gene encoding acyl carrier protein — protein MSVQDQVIEIIANQLSVAKEEVTPKASFVDDLGADSLDLVELVMAMEEKFGVDIADEDAEKMKTVQDAVNYIQAQQK, from the coding sequence ATGTCTGTGCAGGATCAGGTAATAGAGATTATTGCTAATCAGTTGAGCGTAGCCAAAGAGGAGGTTACCCCTAAGGCCTCTTTTGTTGACGATCTCGGCGCTGATTCATTAGACTTGGTAGAGTTGGTAATGGCTATGGAGGAGAAATTTGGCGTCGACATCGCGGACGAAGATGCGGAGAAGATGAAGACTGTCCAGGATGCCGTCAATTATATCCAGGCACAGCAGAAATAA
- a CDS encoding cytidine/deoxycytidylate deaminase family protein → MSRPSWEEYFMNITYLVAERSTCLRRKVGAVLVKDKRILATGYNGAPSGLKHCLDIGCLREKEGIPSGERHELCRGLHAEQNVIIQAAYHGISIADSAIFCTNLPCVICTKMLINAGVKCIFYREGYADALSRDMLAEAGIDLIQI, encoded by the coding sequence ATGAGCAGGCCGTCATGGGAAGAATACTTTATGAACATTACCTATCTTGTGGCCGAACGATCCACCTGCCTGCGGCGCAAGGTAGGCGCAGTCCTGGTTAAAGACAAGCGCATCCTGGCCACGGGTTACAACGGAGCACCTTCCGGGCTTAAGCATTGCCTGGATATAGGTTGTCTGCGCGAAAAAGAAGGCATCCCCTCCGGTGAACGGCACGAACTCTGTCGCGGACTGCATGCCGAACAGAATGTGATTATACAGGCCGCATATCACGGCATATCCATCGCTGACTCCGCCATCTTTTGTACGAATCTCCCCTGCGTTATCTGCACCAAAATGTTAATCAACGCCGGCGTAAAATGTATTTTTTACCGTGAAGGCTATGCGGATGCCCTTTCCCGTGATATGCT
- the fabF gene encoding beta-ketoacyl-ACP synthase II, which yields MKRRVAVTGLGLITPLGIGVKESWPAALAGKSGVGEITRFDTRDFSTKIAGEVKGFNPEDFIPKKLIRRMDLFIQYGIAAASMAVEDANLVISEGNATRVGVLTGSGLGGLGTIEEYHGVLSNEGPRRVTPFFIPMVIPNMACGHISILYGAKGPNISVTTACAAGSHAIGEAFRIVQGGAADVMICGGVESVITPLTVAGFSSMKALSARNNDPAAASRPFEKDRDGFIIGEGSGMIILEDLDTALNRGAKIYAEIVGYGLNSDAYHMTAPAPSGEGAARCMQLALDDAGLSHQDIDYINAHGTSTSLNDFMETLAIKSVFKERSQSVPVSSTKSMTGHLLGGAGGVEAVFCVLSIVDGVVPPTINYVTPDPECDLDYVPNQARKVEVKTAMSNSFGFGGTNAVIIFKKFEE from the coding sequence TTGAAGCGAAGAGTGGCGGTTACTGGTTTGGGGTTGATTACTCCCCTTGGCATCGGGGTAAAAGAATCCTGGCCGGCGGCATTGGCAGGAAAATCCGGAGTAGGGGAGATCACACGCTTTGATACCAGGGATTTTTCGACAAAGATCGCGGGGGAAGTCAAAGGCTTTAATCCTGAAGACTTTATACCCAAGAAACTGATCAGGCGCATGGATCTGTTCATCCAATATGGCATTGCTGCGGCCAGTATGGCCGTTGAAGATGCCAATCTGGTCATCAGTGAAGGGAATGCAACCCGCGTGGGGGTGCTCACCGGCAGCGGACTCGGCGGATTAGGGACAATCGAAGAATATCACGGCGTCCTTTCAAATGAAGGCCCGCGGCGAGTCACACCGTTTTTTATTCCCATGGTTATCCCTAATATGGCCTGTGGCCACATATCAATACTCTATGGCGCCAAAGGGCCCAATATCTCTGTGACTACGGCCTGCGCGGCCGGCTCGCACGCTATAGGCGAGGCGTTCAGGATAGTTCAGGGCGGTGCGGCAGATGTTATGATCTGCGGGGGTGTGGAGTCGGTAATTACCCCGCTCACGGTGGCTGGTTTTAGTTCTATGAAGGCCCTCTCCGCTCGAAATAATGACCCTGCCGCAGCCTCCAGGCCTTTTGAAAAAGACCGGGACGGATTTATTATCGGCGAGGGCAGCGGTATGATTATCTTGGAAGACCTCGATACTGCCTTAAATCGCGGGGCGAAAATATATGCGGAGATCGTCGGATATGGCTTAAATAGCGATGCCTACCACATGACCGCGCCTGCGCCGAGCGGGGAAGGCGCAGCCAGATGTATGCAGCTCGCCCTGGATGATGCCGGCCTTTCTCACCAGGACATTGATTATATCAACGCCCATGGCACATCGACCTCCCTTAACGATTTCATGGAAACTTTAGCTATAAAGAGCGTGTTTAAGGAGCGAAGCCAAAGTGTCCCGGTCAGTTCGACTAAATCTATGACCGGCCATCTTTTAGGCGGGGCCGGTGGCGTTGAGGCGGTTTTCTGTGTCTTGTCTATTGTAGATGGCGTAGTGCCCCCGACTATAAACTATGTAACGCCGGATCCGGAGTGCGACCTGGACTACGTGCCCAACCAGGCACGCAAGGTAGAAGTCAAGACAGCCATGTCTAATTCCTTTGGGTTCGGAGGCACAAACGCCGTTATCATCTTTAAAAAATTCGAGGAATAA
- a CDS encoding serine hydroxymethyltransferase, which translates to MSYLKNTDPEIFNVLQLELERQTHKLEMVASENFVSEAVLEAQGSILTNKYAEGYPGRRYYGGCEYVDVAENLAISRAKEIFGAEYVNVQAHSGTQANMAIYFGFLEPGDTVLGMDLAHGGHLSHGSPVNFSGRFYNIVSYGVSRETETIDYEEVRRLALQYKPKMIISGASAYSRVIDFAAFRSIADTIGAYLMVDMAHIAGLVAAGVHPSPVPYADFVTSTTHKTLRGPRGGLILAREKYGKKLNSQIFPGIQGGPLMHTIAAKAVAFKEALSPSFRSYQEQIVKNARTLATVLQQDGYRLVSGGTDNHLMLVDLTVRGITGKDAEIALDEAGITVNKNAIPFDTKGPQITSGIRVGTPAVTSRGMREEEMTAIGRLMTRVMGNLASEKVRREVRHEVRGLCERFPLYPGLWSAYGGQKKG; encoded by the coding sequence ATGTCGTATTTGAAGAATACCGATCCTGAGATATTCAACGTCCTCCAACTTGAACTTGAGAGGCAGACTCATAAGCTGGAGATGGTGGCCTCAGAAAATTTTGTCAGTGAAGCCGTCCTGGAGGCACAGGGAAGTATTTTAACGAACAAGTATGCCGAGGGTTATCCGGGCCGGCGGTATTACGGCGGTTGCGAGTACGTAGATGTGGCCGAGAATCTGGCCATATCGCGGGCCAAAGAGATATTCGGTGCTGAATACGTTAATGTCCAGGCCCACTCCGGCACTCAGGCCAACATGGCCATCTATTTCGGGTTTCTTGAACCCGGAGACACCGTGTTAGGTATGGATCTGGCGCATGGCGGCCATTTATCCCATGGCAGCCCGGTGAATTTTTCCGGCCGATTTTATAACATAGTCTCATATGGGGTAAGCAGGGAAACCGAGACCATAGATTATGAAGAGGTAAGAAGACTGGCCCTGCAATACAAACCCAAAATGATTATTTCCGGGGCCAGCGCCTATTCGCGGGTAATTGATTTTGCCGCCTTTCGCTCGATTGCGGATACAATTGGGGCCTATCTGATGGTAGATATGGCCCATATCGCCGGCCTGGTCGCGGCCGGTGTGCATCCTTCACCGGTACCCTATGCCGATTTTGTCACCTCGACTACCCATAAGACACTGCGGGGGCCGCGTGGAGGTCTTATTCTGGCCAGGGAAAAATATGGGAAAAAACTTAACAGCCAGATATTTCCGGGTATCCAGGGCGGGCCGCTTATGCACACTATTGCAGCCAAGGCGGTGGCCTTCAAGGAGGCGTTAAGTCCTTCCTTTAGATCCTATCAGGAACAGATTGTGAAAAATGCCCGGACCCTGGCTACGGTTCTTCAGCAGGATGGTTATCGTTTAGTCTCCGGAGGTACAGACAACCACCTTATGCTGGTTGACCTGACTGTCCGGGGAATAACCGGTAAAGACGCAGAAATAGCCCTGGATGAAGCCGGTATTACGGTGAATAAAAATGCCATACCCTTTGATACAAAAGGGCCGCAGATAACCAGCGGCATACGCGTTGGGACGCCGGCCGTAACCAGCCGGGGCATGAGAGAAGAAGAGATGACTGCTATAGGTCGTCTTATGACGCGTGTCATGGGCAATCTGGCCAGTGAGAAGGTGCGCCGGGAGGTACGGCACGAAGTGCGCGGCCTTTGCGAGCGGTTTCCATTATATCCGGGCCTGTGGTCCGCATACGGCGGACAGAAAAAGGGCTGA